The sequence AGATTGCACCACCGTTGCTGTCCAGGCCATAGATGTTGCCATCCCGGCAGGCTGCGACCACCACCGTCTGCGTGCCGGTATCTACCACCAGGGGGGTTGCCTGGAATCCCCCCTGAGCCTCGAAGTGCCAGAGCTCGGAGCCGTTTGTCACATTCAGCGCGTAGAGCCGCCGATCCATACAGGGCACGTAGAGCACACCAGCCTCAAGGGTGGGTGTGGCGCAGGGCAAGGCGGTCGCAAAGAGCCAACTCAGGCCGCCGGAACTGACATCGATGGCATAGAGGCCACGGGATGTGGCAACGTACACGAGCTGTCCATCGGTGATGGGCTGCGTATCGGGCGTGATATAGGGCTCAAACTCCACGTACCATTGAACAAATAATTGTCCGAGTGGCAGGCCGGCGGGCGTGTAACTGGTCCTCTGGTTGTTGGCAAATGCGGTTGTCCAGGTCATAAGTTCTGCAGCGCCTCCATATTTGAAGCGATCGTCGATACCTCATTCGGGCTCAGCACGCGATGGTAGATGGCCACAGCCTGAATGTTGCCCACAAAGAATGCTGTCGAGCCGTTCATTGTGCCGATATAACATTCAGACGCCCCTGTCCATTCGCTGGAAATGGGTGCGCCATCGCGCAAACCATCCCGGTAGGGCTGGTTGCCCGCCAGCCCGATATTCCCCCGTTCATGTTGCGGCGGCTGAATCTGGAACTCGAAGCCATAGCTGTATGTGGCCACTCCGTTGTAGTTGTTGGGTCTGATGCCGAAGTACTTGCCCCAGTGGAAAACCCCGATCAGGCTCGTTCCAATCCCCGCATCGGAGAATTGAACCAGGAGGGAGAAGTTGCCCTTAAGGTTGATGCCTGTACGCAAATATTCGCTGCCGGAGAAGGCCCAGCCGGTTACTCCATTCCAGCCAGGCCATCCCATCGGGTTGAGCAGTTTGTCGTTGCCACTGAGATCGTTGAGGCTGGCGGCGAAGCTAGTGGCCTGCACGGCCTGCCAGGCCGCGGTGCATCCCTCGATTGCGCCATCGTCGTCCCACCATCTGAACAACCGGGTCCCTCCGGAAGTGACCGGCGTTGTTGCTACCACGGGCCAAACAGATCTTTGCGAAGCCAGGACAGGTCGAATCATAGTACTATCACATCAATATGAGAATGGCATGACGCCAACAGCATCATGCAACGAACCACCCGATTTCTTTGATTGGAATTTCGATGCGCCAGCGTCCTCCGAGCATCGTACCCAGACAAATGATCAACAGTGTAATGCAGCAATGGTTCGTCAGGGTCGTCCCGGCCGGATTCGCCAGCATCGACCATGCGAGGGTTTTGAGACGGTTTGAAGGGATCCTGTCTTTACGATCAGTTTCCTGACATAACTAAGGATAGCAAAGAAGGCCGAGCTTGTCAAATGAATGTGACTTGGGTCATTTTGCAGCTAAACCGGTGGAATTCGACACCCCACTGATGTAGTTGCGCAGGCTGGAATAGCGCCAGGCGACCCATATCCCATTTGGTGAAGAGCATCGGAGTGGAATTCACCATTACCTACGGTTCTTGTTTGAGGGGCGAAACGGTCTGGGGATGCTCCACCAGTGGCGCCAGGTCATCCCTGGATCCTTCGGCCATAGGGATGCCGACGCGGTATGCCGCAGATGCTATGGCGTGGGCGGAAACGGGTCCCGCCATCATCAACAGGATGATCAGAAGCAGCGCCTTGGCCCATCCCAGGGGTGTCCAGAAGGCCGCAGCAACCAGCAGCAACACCACGCCAAAGACCCCGACTTTGCCAGTTGCGTGCAGCCGGGTGTAGGCATCGGGAAACCGAAGGTAGCCCAGGATGCCTACCACCGAAAAGAAGGTGCCGATAACCACGACGACGATGGTAAGTAGTTGTAGTGTTTGGTCCATGTTTACTTGTATTACTATGTCATGGCATCTTGACATCGTGACATGATTTAGAACATCTGCTCATCTGCTACATACTTGGCCAGGGCCAGGGTGCCGATGAAGCCCAGGGCTGCTAATCCCAGAGCCACATCGATGTAGATGCTGTCTCGTAGAATCAAGGCAACCAGGATCACCACGGCCAGCATGAGCGTGGTCACCAGATCGGTGGCAATGAGGCGATCGATTACATCCTCCCCGCGCCAGACGCGCCAGACAGCAATGGCGATCATGACGATGTGGATGACCAGGGCGGCATGCAGTACGACGATAAGGATGGATTCCATGAAAGGGTGTCCTTCTGGCTGTGTTTTACGGAATGATCTTATCCAGCAGTTCCCGTCGCATTTCCTGTGCGTCGGAGATATTCTCTTCGGTCCGGCTTGTATCGAGGCAATGGGTGTACATGATGCCATCCCCATCGATTTCGACCACCAGCTCTCCGGGCGTCAATGTAATGGCATGGGCACTAAGCGCCATGTTCAGTTCCGTATCGTTGACACAGGGAATGGCGATGATACCTGGATGAATCGGCAATCGGGGATCCAGAACGATACGGGCCGTCTGAATGCCGCTGGCTACCAGGTCAAAGATCAATATGGCGATGTAGCGGACCAGCGAGACGCCCGCGACCAGCCAATCCCGCAGGCTGGCATTGCGGCGTCTCGGCCGCCACAGGGCGATGATAATGCAGGACATCAGCAGCCCAAGCAGGATGTTGCCGGGGCTGAAATTCGAGGTGAGCGCCAGATAGGTGAGTGTAAACAGCGCTATCAAGATGAGGTAGCTCATGGTTAACCTCCCAGAACTGCCCGGATGTAGATACCTGGATCGCCCAGCCACGTGCTGGCTTCTTCTGCAGCTCGAACCAGTGGTTGAGCCCAAATGCCCAGAACCAATACGCAGCCGATCAGGAACGCAGGTGCGATCAGGCGATCACCCGCGGGTGGACACTCAACGTCCACCTCCGATGGGCTTGCTGCCTTTTGCCACCAGATGCGATTGAACGCTCGGACCGTGTAGATCAGGGTGAGAATGCTGGCCAGGCCAATCAGTAACAGCGACCAATCGTAGGCTCCATCGATACCACTGCCAAACAGCAGCATCTTGCTGATAAAGCCGTTGGTCGGCGGGATGCCCGACAGGGCCAACCCCCCTATGAAAAACAGCACGCCGGCTGCAGGCAGCGATCTTCCTGCACCGGACAGGGTCTGAAAGGCGGCGGACTTGCCGGGCGTCCAACTGGCCACAAAGCCGGCGATCATGATCATGGCCGATTTTATCAGCGCGTGGTTGAAGGCGAAGACGATGGCCGCCATAAGGGCTGCTTCCGTTCCCCAACCTATAGCCACCGTGATGAAGCCAATCTGGGCCATGGAGGAATAAGCCAGCATGCGTTTGACATCGTTGGTGCCAATGGCCGAAAGGCCGCCGAAAATCACACCAGCCACGCCCAGAACGATCAGGAAGCTGCGTATCTGTGGCGCCTGGGCCACGAACAACAGGGTGGTCATTCGCAGAAAGCCGTACACGCCGAGCTTGCCAACGACCGATGACAGAACGGCGCCAACGGCGGTCGGTGCCGTCATGTACAGATCGGGTTGCCAGAAGTGAAAGGGGAAAATCGCACTCTTGACCATAAAGGCGGCGAAAAGCAGTGCGATGGCAGGCATCAGCAACAGACGGTTGCCCTGGGTACTGATCTGTGCCGCCAGATCGGCCATGTTGAGCGTACCGTAGGACACATACAGGGCTCCAATTCCCAGCAGAATGAAAAAGGAGGCCAGTAGACTGAGGTACATGTACTTGTAGGCTGCCTCGGTGCTGCGTTGGTGGTCCGCGATAGCGGTCAGCACAGATCCCGAAATCAGCACAAGCTCGACAAAAACGTAGAAGTTAAAGAGATCACCCGTCAGGATAGCACCTGTCAGGCCTGCTGCGAGCATCAGGAACAGCACGTAGAAAGCGGGATAACGAACCACGCTGTCCCTGGAACCAATGGCATAGACGATACCCATCACGACGACCAGCTGGATCATGACCACAAAGATAGCTGCCAGAAGATCGGCTATCAGGGTGATGCCGAAGGGCGCCGGCCAATTCCCTGACTGGAAGACCAGCGGCTGATCAGTTCGCCACACGACGGCGAACAACAGAATGCTGGCGAGCAAAGATGCACTCATGGCAATCAGCGACCATGTGGCCTCGCGGCGGTTGTTTTTGCGCAGCAGCAATGCTATCGCCGCGCCGACGAACGGTATGAAAATGGGTAATAACAACAGATGACCGGTCATGATTGCTCGGGACTAATGTTTTAACCCGTCCAACTCGTCCATGTCGCTGGTGCCGTAGCGAGCGGAAATGATATAGAGCATGGACAGGACGAATGCCACGCTGCCCATGCTGATGACGATAGCTGTCAGAATCAGTGCTTGCGGCAGGGCACCGCTGCGCGTTCCCGGAACCGTGGAATAGGCGGGGCCCAGGGCATCATAGGCACCCGTCGACAGCAGAAAGAGATTGATGGCGTTGCCGATAATGATCAGGCCGATCACCGATCGGATGATGTTGCGGCGCAAGATCTGAAACATGCCGATGGCAAAAAGAGCGCCAATGGCCAGGGCGGTGAGCAGTTCCATTTGTCCATTAACTCCCTTGTATTTCTCCGATTTCCTGCAAGTCTTGCTCACTTTCTTCGTCCTGGAACTCCGGATGTCCCAGGGTACCCAACATGTAGGCGACGCTGCCGATGACTGTAATGAATATGGCCAGTTCAAAAATGAAGGAACTACTGATGTGGAAAGAACCGGGCAGGTGCAGGCCCACTAATTTGCCGTAGTCTTCGTTGCCCAAAAAACTACCGGTGAGAATGGCGGCAATCGCCCCATTGATCACTGCCAACAGTAGACCACAGGCGATGTAGAGCCCGGGTCGCACCCAGCGCAAGCGCCGCTGCGCCTCATCGAAGCCAAATACCACATACCACAATCCCATGGCCAGGCCTACGATCACACCTGCTGTGAAGCCATCTCCTGGTTGATCGTGGCCGAACATCAGATGGGTAGTGGCCAACACGATGGAGAGGGGCAATGTCACAAAAGCGGGCACCCTGATAAAGGACGACACTGGCAAACCGCCGATGCCAGAGGTTGGAAGACTCCTTATGGCCAACGGAATTATCGTTTGGCGCCAGCGGGTGTCGCCATGGGTGCGAGCGGCATAACGCAGCAGCGAATAGATTCCAAAACCAGCCATAGCGAAGACAGCGATCTCCATCACGGTATCCAGGGCGCGAAAGTCGACCACTACGGCGCCTACTATGTCGGTGGCGCCTGTCATGGCTTTGGCATTGGCCTCGTAAAAGGGCGTCACGTCACTCTCTCTCGGACGAGAGACCAGGGCAACCAGGGCAAGAATGGTGACGATCAGGCCCATCGCGGCGGAGAGCACCATGTCGCGCAGAACCTGGCCCCGCGCAATGCCGACTCGCCTTCGTAGATCCTGAGCCTGCCGACGTTGCAGCAGGGGAAGCCTGGTAAGGGCAAGTACCAGAATCACGACAGAAAGGATGTCAACCACGATCTGAACAAGAGCTACATCCGGTGCCGGCTCCAGTACTAGCAGAACAGCCATGCTTAACCCCGATGCGCCCAGGGCAAGGATGGCGTAGAAGTCGCGCTGCAGCACTACAGTTGCCAGAGAGGCCCCCACGATCAGAAGCAAGACAAAGAATTGTAGTAACCAGAACTCGAATTCAACTGTGGACCCCAGCGGCCCAAGCTCGGAAGTGTTTGGAAGCAGACGGAGGCCGCCGAACAGCCCTGTCAACAGGGCGGTACCGGCGATCACGATCGCCATGTAGGTGCGCAGATGGCCCTGTTGCATTCTTGTTGCCCAATAGGCAAGCTGGTCGATGGCGGCCATTACCCATGCGTAGATAGTGTCAAAACTGAACCAGGCCGGCGCGCGATTCTGAAAGCTTCGCACGCTGTCACGAAACAGGAAGAGCAAGAACCCAAGGGAAATAGCCACACCGGAGAGCAGCAATGGCACGTTGAGGCCGTGCCAGAAGGTCAGCGACACCTTGACGGGCGCCCCGAACGCATCTGTGGCGGCATTGGCGAGCAACATGGCTTCTTCTTTGGGCCCAGGCAGAAGTCCGATGATCAGGGAGAGTGAAGCCGGGATCGCCGGTGCCAGCAGCATGGCCCACGGCGCTTCGTGGCCATGGATGGTGGGATCCTTCGGTTTGCCTATGAAGGTGTCCCACACCAGCATGCCTGCCTGGGCAAGCATGAAGGCGCCGGCAAACACCACGGAGGCTGTGAACAGTTGCGAGACAATCGGCGGCAAAGATGGATGCAAGGAGCTGGCCAGCAGGGTCTCTTTGGCCAGGAATCCAAACATGGGCGGCAGACCGGCCATGGAAAGCGCGGCGATGAAGGCAATCACAAAGGTGTAGGGCATGACCCTGGCCAGGCCGCCAAGCCGGCGCAGATCGCGGGTGCCTGTTTCGTGGTCGACGATGCCTACGACCAGAAAGAGGGCGCTTTTGTAGAGTGCGTGGGCCGAAACGCCGATCACCAGCGCCTTGAAGCCAGATGCATCATCCTGGCCAATCAACATCATCAGGATGCCCAATTGGCTGATGGTGGAGTAGGCCAGCAGGGCTTTTAGGTCGTTTTGTTTCAGGCCAAGGTAGGCGCCGACAACCATGGCGATCATGCCCACAATGGTCAGCAGCCAGAACCACGCCTCGGTGAAGCCCAGGGATGGATTCATGCGCGCCATCAAAAAAATCCCAGCCTTGACCATGGTTGCCGAGTGCAGGAAGGCGCTGGCAGGCGTTGGTGCACTCATTGCACTGGGCAGCCAGATATGAGCCGGAACCTGGGCACTCTTGGTGAATGCGCCGAAGGCGACAAGGGCGAGCATTACGGGGTAAAGGGCGCTGCTTCGCAAGATGTCGCCGCTGTTGAGAATGGTGACCATGTCGGTGCCGCCGGCGACATAGCTGACAAACAGCAGTCCGGCCAGCAGGGCAATACCACCACCGCCGGTGATGACCAGTGCCTTGTATGCGCCCCTCCTGGCCTCCTCAGAATCAGTTTTGTATGCGATCAGAAGATAGGATGTGATGCTGGTTCCTTCCCAGAATATGAAAAGGGTAATGATATCTCCCGACATGACAAGGCCCAGCATGGAACCCATGAAGAGAAGGATGTAAACGAGAAAGCGCCAGGCTTCCTGGTCTCCCTTGAAGTACTGGCCGGTGTAAATGATGATCGAGATGCCGATGAATGTGACCAGCAAGGCAAAGAGCATGCCAAGCCCGTCCAGGTAGAAACCCAAGCTCAGACCCAGGGACGGAATCCAGGACACCTGCCATATGAGGATTTTCCCTGCGTTGATTTCCGGAAGCATCAGAAGCAGGATGATGAAGGCCGCGAGGGGGGCCAGGGACAGCAGCCAGCTTTGTTGTGAAATGGTCAGTCGGCGATTGAGACGCGGAAGTCCAAAGAGGGCTGCGACACCAGCCGCGGCAAATATGATGATCAGCGGCAGCATCAGGATCGGGGACAAGAATCACTCCGGCCGCGTGTGTTCATTGCTCGTGCTTGCGTGAAACATACAACTAAAAGTATACCATGGGTAATCGATTTGCAACAAGGGAATTGCAAGGAAAAAGCAGTCCAATTTATGATCGAAGTTGGACTGCTTCTGCCAGATCCCCGCGGGCCCCTCCGGGGTGCAGGCGAAGGCGGGTGTCCGTGGGCGTTTGCCGCGGAGTTTGCATCCTCAGATGCGAAAGGAGTCTGGCCAAGTCCCGAGACTGGCCCAGTCTGGTCTGACGGGTTGCGGAATTCGCTACCTACCGGTAGATCTCACTATCGGGATGAAAATCCAGCCAGGCCCAGTCGAAGGATGAGATATAAGGGATCGGCAGCAAGGCTTCTTCCTGGAGCTCGCCTTGCAGGCCCAATCCGTTGAGCAAACGCCATTGGCTGCCGGTTTCCCCATCCACCAGGGTCTCACCATCATCAGTCAACGACAGGGTCAATACTTTCTCGTCAACCTGTCGGAGATAGGCACGAATGTCGCGGGTATCCCTGTCAGCAATGACGGCGACCGGGAACGGCCCGACGAAGTCGTTGACAATCCCTTGCCGAACGAGTGCCCTGAAGTCGAATGCCTTGCTGTGCTCGCCAAGAACGATACCCGCAACCCAGTTGCCGGAAAGAGGCTCTGTTCGGGAAAAACCTCCACTCTTGCCAGTTGTCATGGCCAGCGTCTCGGGGTGTTGGCTCTTCCAGGTGTCCCACGGCACGATGGCGGCGGCAATCAAATCGAGGGTCGTGCCTTTGAGAGGGCCTGCGATGGCCTGCCCCCACACCTGGCTCCAGACGCTGCCTGTTTGATGATCGAACCAGGTCATGGCATTCATGAATAGGCCGCCCTGGTTGCCGAAAACGAAGATTTCTCCGTCGATTGTCCGGTCATGCACGATGCCGGTATAACAAAGAGGTCACCATGTTACCAGGATAGGCCTGCCACCCAACTCGTCGTTGACCATTTCGCGGCTGTTAAGGGGGCCTATGGCATAGGCCTTGGCATCGCCGTTGATCTCGACACCGATGACCAACTCATCGTCGTCGTAGGGAGCCTGTTCTGCTGCCACGAACTCCGGTTCGTAGACCGGTCGGATGGCGTCCCGGCTCAGCAGCTGACTCCAGCGATACTCGCCGTCGCTCAACTGATTGCTGGGGGGTGGCAGCGCATCAGGGGTTGGCGTGACAACGAGAAGACGCTCCTCTTGCGGATTCTGCTGCAAAGATTCACCGGTGGCAACTTCTCCCACCGGTTCTGAAACCGACGCTGCGGCACATGCTGAAATCACAAGGGATGCGATCGCCAGCCCCGCTATCCATTTCCACTTTCCAGACATAGCACGTTTCTCCAATCAACTATCATGATGCGCTTCCTTCTCATCCCATGATAGTTGAAAAGGTGCTATTGGTCGGTAAAGGCGCCTACACGGAGGTGCCATCCAGGCAGGGGAGTCGGGAAAGGGGGAGGCCTCATCAGGAGTCCAGCAACGGCAGGATCTCCTCCAGCGACTCCACGAAGTATTGGCAAAGACTGCGTGTTCCGCTCTCCAGGATGTTGCCGCCCGCGATGCCGATCGTCGGAAAGCCGGCCAGTCGAATGGCGCAGACGCCAGCACCACTGTCTTCGATGCCGACGATGCTGTTGCGGTTTTCGAACGGCATGCCCAGTCCCACGCGTGCGGTTTCAGCATACAGCCATGGGTGGGGTTTGGGTGACAGCTCCCCGAGGGTGCCAACCTGCCCCGGTCGCAGGGGGAATCCTGCGGTGATGATAGAATCGTAGAAATCCCGTGGATCGCCCAAATCCATGGCGCGAAAGGCCGAGAGAATCTCCGGGTATGCCTTTTCATAGAGCCCCGAGGTTACCAGGCCGAT comes from Chloroflexota bacterium and encodes:
- the mnhG gene encoding monovalent cation/H(+) antiporter subunit G; translation: MDQTLQLLTIVVVVIGTFFSVVGILGYLRFPDAYTRLHATGKVGVFGVVLLLVAAAFWTPLGWAKALLLIILLMMAGPVSAHAIASAAYRVGIPMAEGSRDDLAPLVEHPQTVSPLKQEP
- a CDS encoding sodium:proton antiporter, yielding MELLTALAIGALFAIGMFQILRRNIIRSVIGLIIIGNAINLFLLSTGAYDALGPAYSTVPGTRSGALPQALILTAIVISMGSVAFVLSMLYIISARYGTSDMDELDGLKH
- a CDS encoding proton-conducting transporter membrane subunit, which produces MTGHLLLLPIFIPFVGAAIALLLRKNNRREATWSLIAMSASLLASILLFAVVWRTDQPLVFQSGNWPAPFGITLIADLLAAIFVVMIQLVVVMGIVYAIGSRDSVVRYPAFYVLFLMLAAGLTGAILTGDLFNFYVFVELVLISGSVLTAIADHQRSTEAAYKYMYLSLLASFFILLGIGALYVSYGTLNMADLAAQISTQGNRLLLMPAIALLFAAFMVKSAIFPFHFWQPDLYMTAPTAVGAVLSSVVGKLGVYGFLRMTTLLFVAQAPQIRSFLIVLGVAGVIFGGLSAIGTNDVKRMLAYSSMAQIGFITVAIGWGTEAALMAAIVFAFNHALIKSAMIMIAGFVASWTPGKSAAFQTLSGAGRSLPAAGVLFFIGGLALSGIPPTNGFISKMLLFGSGIDGAYDWSLLLIGLASILTLIYTVRAFNRIWWQKAASPSEVDVECPPAGDRLIAPAFLIGCVLVLGIWAQPLVRAAEEASTWLGDPGIYIRAVLGG
- a CDS encoding monovalent cation/H+ antiporter complex subunit F, with amino-acid sequence MESILIVVLHAALVIHIVMIAIAVWRVWRGEDVIDRLIATDLVTTLMLAVVILVALILRDSIYIDVALGLAALGFIGTLALAKYVADEQMF
- the mbhE gene encoding hydrogen gas-evolving membrane-bound hydrogenase subunit E — its product is MSPILMLPLIIIFAAAGVAALFGLPRLNRRLTISQQSWLLSLAPLAAFIILLLMLPEINAGKILIWQVSWIPSLGLSLGFYLDGLGMLFALLVTFIGISIIIYTGQYFKGDQEAWRFLVYILLFMGSMLGLVMSGDIITLFIFWEGTSITSYLLIAYKTDSEEARRGAYKALVITGGGGIALLAGLLFVSYVAGGTDMVTILNSGDILRSSALYPVMLALVAFGAFTKSAQVPAHIWLPSAMSAPTPASAFLHSATMVKAGIFLMARMNPSLGFTEAWFWLLTIVGMIAMVVGAYLGLKQNDLKALLAYSTISQLGILMMLIGQDDASGFKALVIGVSAHALYKSALFLVVGIVDHETGTRDLRRLGGLARVMPYTFVIAFIAALSMAGLPPMFGFLAKETLLASSLHPSLPPIVSQLFTASVVFAGAFMLAQAGMLVWDTFIGKPKDPTIHGHEAPWAMLLAPAIPASLSLIIGLLPGPKEEAMLLANAATDAFGAPVKVSLTFWHGLNVPLLLSGVAISLGFLLFLFRDSVRSFQNRAPAWFSFDTIYAWVMAAIDQLAYWATRMQQGHLRTYMAIVIAGTALLTGLFGGLRLLPNTSELGPLGSTVEFEFWLLQFFVLLLIVGASLATVVLQRDFYAILALGASGLSMAVLLVLEPAPDVALVQIVVDILSVVILVLALTRLPLLQRRQAQDLRRRVGIARGQVLRDMVLSAAMGLIVTILALVALVSRPRESDVTPFYEANAKAMTGATDIVGAVVVDFRALDTVMEIAVFAMAGFGIYSLLRYAARTHGDTRWRQTIIPLAIRSLPTSGIGGLPVSSFIRVPAFVTLPLSIVLATTHLMFGHDQPGDGFTAGVIVGLAMGLWYVVFGFDEAQRRLRWVRPGLYIACGLLLAVINGAIAAILTGSFLGNEDYGKLVGLHLPGSFHISSSFIFELAIFITVIGSVAYMLGTLGHPEFQDEESEQDLQEIGEIQGS
- a CDS encoding DUF3179 domain-containing (seleno)protein, whose protein sequence is MSGKWKWIAGLAIASLVISACAAASVSEPVGEVATGESLQQNPQEERLLVVTPTPDALPPPSNQLSDGEYRWSQLLSRDAIRPVYEPEFVAAEQAPYDDDELVIGVEINGDAKAYAIGPLNSREMVNDELGGRPILVTWUPLCYTGIVHDRTIDGEIFVFGNQGGLFMNAMTWFDHQTGSVWSQVWGQAIAGPLKGTTLDLIAAAIVPWDTWKSQHPETLAMTTGKSGGFSRTEPLSGNWVAGIVLGEHSKAFDFRALVRQGIVNDFVGPFPVAVIADRDTRDIRAYLRQVDEKVLTLSLTDDGETLVDGETGSQWRLLNGLGLQGELQEEALLPIPYISSFDWAWLDFHPDSEIYR
- a CDS encoding Na+/H+ antiporter subunit E, giving the protein MSYLILIALFTLTYLALTSNFSPGNILLGLLMSCIIIALWRPRRRNASLRDWLVAGVSLVRYIAILIFDLVASGIQTARIVLDPRLPIHPGIIAIPCVNDTELNMALSAHAITLTPGELVVEIDGDGIMYTHCLDTSRTEENISDAQEMRRELLDKIIP